DNA sequence from the Geobacter sp. AOG2 genome:
ATCTGTTCAGGCGATAGGGCTGAGGCTAAACAGGGTCAGTAGCTGATATATGTTGTTGTATAAATAATGTAATAACGTTGAGCGGTTGTAAAATAAATAATGTTTATTTACAGGTATTTGTATTCTAGCGTTAATTTGGCATGCGTTATGAATATATATTTATATCGATGCTAGACTCGCTGGTTATTCTGTTTGGCAACACGAAATTTCAGTATTACACGAGCTCATTTGTGAGCCTCCTTTTCATGTGGTGGGGGAACAGTCCCCCCCTTTTTTAGACGCACTCAAGCACCAGTCGAAATATAAATACATATATATCGACTGGTGCGATAACCCCACTCGGGAAAAAGGACAAGGGATGGACTGGCTGAAAGTGGCAATCGATTACGGAGTCATCGGGCTTTTGATTATCTTGAGCGTGGCTGCGGTGGGTATCGCCATTGAGCGAGGATTGTACTTCAAAAGGGTATGTATCGGTGACTTTACCTGTAAACGGGAACTGGAACTGGCCTTGACGAGAAAACTGCATCTGATCGCCACGATCGGCAGTAATGCCCCCTATATCGGGCTCTTGGGCACGGTGCTCGGCATCATGCTGACCTTCGCCACCATGGGGCAGGAGGGCATGATGGACAGCAGCCGGATCATGACCGGACTGGCCCTGGCCTTGAAGGCCACCGCTGTGGGACTCCTGGTGGCCATCCCATCGGTGACGCTTTACAACCTGTTGCTGCGCAACGCCAAGGAACTCCTTATGAAATGGGATATTCGTCATGGACGAGAAGGAGTTTGACTATCTGAACGTCATCCCGCTGGTGGACGTCATGCTGGTGCTGCTGACCATCGTGCTGACCACCTCGACCTTCATCGCTCGGGGCGCAATCCCTGTGGACCTCCCCAGAGCGGCCCACA
Encoded proteins:
- the exbB gene encoding TonB-system energizer ExbB; amino-acid sequence: MDWLKVAIDYGVIGLLIILSVAAVGIAIERGLYFKRVCIGDFTCKRELELALTRKLHLIATIGSNAPYIGLLGTVLGIMLTFATMGQEGMMDSSRIMTGLALALKATAVGLLVAIPSVTLYNLLLRNAKELLMKWDIRHGREGV